Proteins from a single region of Hypomesus transpacificus isolate Combined female chromosome 9, fHypTra1, whole genome shotgun sequence:
- the LOC124471319 gene encoding uncharacterized protein LOC124471319 isoform X1, producing MLEVIKPSAPGETHTQKPTAMERIARWKEAKKLDVYKLSRKDKNIEIYNLKMSVNRDGVCRTCCFGSSSPLGKHKNIMLVGSTGSGKTTLINAIINYILGVKREDSVRFELVPKESTKSQHHSQTSEITAYQISHCKDFAIDFSLTIIDTPGFGDTRGIEKDKEIVDMVRQLFCATNGISSIDAVGFVVQSALPRLSATQKYIFDSILSIFGKDMEHNIVLLATFADGKVPQVLQAIQEANVPCARNKNGIPICLKFNNSALFAANEAGTDDEDEEGHFDEMFWKMGTASIQKLFSQLDCLEPRSLQLTKEVLEERKKLETTVEGLQPIIQVGLVNLDELKKTQQALENHWDHAEKNKDFDYEVDTLNVEKIALKTGIHTTTCINCNFTCHDDCSYGNDSDKNMCCAMKNGYCTNCPGKCQWSDHSNFPYKIVYSTIKEKKTYQDLKDKYEKACGETVTAAQIFQQLEDEYRHTQTTVLDDIQKLSEIQKRLGEIALRPNPLSAPDYIDLMIESEKQECKPGFLERIQELQRCREGALLLKKVSNNEELLPDEQNNLKQWTIATFPKMSGVLSTWGKRVRDVFTNQKQKN from the exons ATGCTCGAGGTCATCAAGCCTTCAGCACCAG GAGAAACCCATACACAGAAACCCACAGCCATGGAGCGAATTGCCAGATGGAAGGAGGCAAAGAAGTTGGACGTTTACAAGTTATCCAGAAAGGACAAAAACATAGAGATTTACAATCTAAAGATGTCTGTTAACAGGGATGGAGTTTGTCGTACATGTTGCTTTGGAAGCTCATCACCTTTgggaaaacacaaaaacataatGCTTGTGGGATCAACCGGCTCAGGGAAAACAACACTCATCAATGCGATAATCAACTATATCCTGGGTGTAAAACGAGAGGATTCAGTCAGATTTGAATTGGTACCTAAGGAGTCCACTAAATCACAGCATCACAGTCAGACCTCTGAGATTACAGCCTATCAGATCAGTCACTGCAAGGATTTTGCAATTGACTTTTCTTTAACTATAATAGATACCCCTGGATTTGGGGACACAAGAGGCATTGAGAAAGATAAAGAAATTGTTGACATGGTGAGACAATTATTTTGTGCTACAAATGGCATTAGTAGCATTGATGCTGTGGGATTTGTGGTCCAGTCCGCTTTGCCACGACTCTCTGCAACTCAGAAGTACATTTTTGATTCGATTCTTTCCATTTTTGGAAAAGACATGGAACACAACATTGTTCTTCTTGCTACCTTTGCTGATGGGAAGGTTCCACAGGTGTTACAAGCTATTCAAGAAGCAAACGTTCCATGTGCCCGAAACAAAAATGGCATTCCTATTTGCCTCAAATTCAACAACTCAGCCTTGTTTGCTGCTAATGAGGCAGGAAcagatgatgaggatgaagagggaCATTTCGATGAAATGTTCTGGAAAATGGGCACTGCCAGCATACAAAAGTTGTTTTCCCAGTTAGATTGTTTGgaaccccgaagcctgcagctgaCCAAGGAGGTATTGGAAGAGCGCAAGAAACTGGAAACGACTGTGGAAGGACTGCAACCAATTATCCAAGTGGGGCTAGTAAATCTGGACGAGTTAAAAAAGACACAGCAGGCATTAGAGAACCACTGGGATCATGCTGAGAAAAACAAAGACTTTGACTATGAGGTGGACACCCTCAATGTAGAAAAAATTGCACTCAAAACTGGAATCCACACCACAACATGCATAAATTGCAACTTCACTTGCCATGACGACTGTAGTTATGGCAATGATAGTGACAAAAATATGTGCTGTGCAATGAAGAATGGCTATTGCACTAACTGCCCAGGAAAATGCCAATGGAGCGATCATTCCAATTTTCCATACAAGATCGTCTACAGCACAATCAAAGAGAAAAAAACTTATCAAGATCTGAAGGACAAGTATGAAAAGGCATGCGGTGAAACTGTGACAGCAGCTCAAATTTTTCAACAACTGGAAGACGagtacagacatacacaaacaactGTGTTAGATGACATACAGAAATTATCAGAAATTCAGAAACGCCTTGGTGAAATTGCCCTTCGACCAAACCCGTTGTCTGCCCCTGACTACATCGATCTGATGATTGAGTCTGAGAAACAAGAATGCAAGCCGGGATTCCTGGAGCGAATTCAGGAATTACAGAGATGCCGGGAAGGAGCATTGTTGCTTAAGAAGGTATCTAATAATGAGGAACTCCTCCCTGATGAACAGAATAATTTAAAGCAATGGACAATTGCAACATTTCCCAAAATGTCAGGTGTTCTCAGCACATGGGGTAAACGTGTCAGAGATGTCTTCACAAATCAGAAGCAGAAAAACTGA
- the LOC124471344 gene encoding uncharacterized protein LOC124471344, translated as MSVPKRPVEGGARAVLSPDQTVPAATLRVTAQEVLSLKFPLLRERLVEMNRKWAKRTAKMTTVWPEHGTFDLSLCDDMRVLIANHSHSGSAKKKLKKRNEEAEFLKLYEKQGQNYCDTAKACLLAAKTDHETQGRASPPPYAKEESGSAPPRKTVYTGEAENPRYSSSILAQNPVGPLPSPVMSQGRLVRIKEPPSYHQAPILVRVTQLNYVPWTTMDMTGLIARLPNPYEGASRWIKAFEQETLGHNIAIGDIKMILGRTLGAGGLSDVMHSQHLAEILDTHAGDGDLFNAIRTEVWESLRTLFPDRVRLEMLTGETIESSEPPMAFIHKTLGKWRAELGKNPEDEVLQQAMFRQGVVRGLTETVQGRLADVVGLYSMPFAQFCEHITHAVLKERNNENKRLQSDRENARKLNKLQLRSGLQAVLVAPPAAYSQNRQWGSEPEGLALGLVSQ; from the coding sequence ATGAGTGTGCCAAAAAGACCGGTAGAGGGAGGAGCTAGAGCTGTCCTGTCACCTGACCAGACCGTGCCAGCTGCTACTCTGCGCGTGACCGCCCAGGAGGTGCTCAGCCTCAAATTCCCTCTTCTCCGAGAACGCCTCGTCGAGATGAACAGGAAATGGGCCAAGCGCACTGCCAAGATGACAACAGTCTGGCCAGAGCACGGGACTTTCGATCTAAGCCTCTGCGACGACATGAGGGTCCTGATCGCCAACCACAGCCATTCTGGTTCGGCCAAGAAAAAACTCAAAAAACGCAATGAGGAAGCTGAGTTTCTGAAGCTGTATGAAAAACAAGGACAGAACTATTGTGATACGGCTAAGGCTTGCTTGCTCGCAGCCAAGACCGATCATGAGACTCAAGGGagggcctcccctcccccatacgcTAAAGAGGAGAGCGGCTCTGCCCCACCCAGAAAGACTGTGTATACGGGTGAGGCAGAGAACCCAAGATATTCATCATCCATCTTGGCCCAGAACCCTGTTGGACCCCTCCCAAGCCCTGTAATGAGTCAGGGAAGGCTAGTCCGTATCAAGGAGCCTCCTTCATACCATCAAGCGCCCATCCTGGTGAGGGTAACTCAGTTGAATTATGTGCCCTGGACAACAATGGACATGACTGGTTTAATTGCTCGGCTCCCCAATCCATATGAGGGAGCGAGCAGGTGGATTAAGGCGTTCGAGCAAGAGACACTAGGCCACAACATAGCTATCGGAGACATCAAAATGATCCTGGGGCGCACCCTGGGAGCTGGAGGTTTGAGTGACGTCATGCATTCTCAGCATCTGGCCGAGATCCTAGACACTCATGCGGGGGACGGAGACCTTTTCAATGCAATCCGCACAGAAGTCTGGGAAAGCCTGAGAACCCTCTTTCCGGATCGGGTGAGGCTGGAGATGCTCACTGGGGAGACAATTGAGTCATCTGAGCCACCAATGGCATTTATTCACAAAACTTTGGGGAAATGGAGAGCTGAACTAGGGAAAAATCCAGAAGACGAGGTCCTGCAACAAGCAATGTTTCGACAAGGGGTCGTCCGAGGCCTGACAGAGACTGTTCAGGGGCGGTTGGCAGATGTAGTGGGTCTCTATTCCATGCCTTTTGCCCAGTTTTGCGAACACATCACCCATGCCGTGTTAAAAGAAAggaacaatgaaaacaaaaggctGCAGAGTGACCGAGAGAATGCGCGGAAGCTGAACAAACTCCAACTCAGGTCCGGCCTACAAGCAGTACTCGTCGCTCCCCCTGCTGCCTACAGTCAAAACAGACAGTGGGGGAGCGAGCCAGAAGGGCTGGCGCTGGGCCTAGTTTCCCAGTAG
- the LOC124471319 gene encoding uncharacterized protein LOC124471319 isoform X2 — MRQSHLPGGEDPEPVEALKFHEACAVARGGGESSVGFGQYKGELLKDLYNSKDKKKVKFVNWLRRQTLQLGTEIATEFAITIKYIKERDDRAARLGSATATSSDVASTSSDHTPSAIQPPPPVPAQERGAPGLGRAADQSPGTADQHARGHQAFSTRRNPYTETHSHGANCQMEGGKEVGRLQVIQKGQKHRDLQSKDVC, encoded by the exons ATGCGCCAAAGTCATCTCCCAGGGGGGGAAGACCCTGAGCCTGTGGAGGCACTCAA GTTCCACGAGGCGTGTGCCGTGGCGAGGGGGGGTGGTGAATCCTCCGTTGGCTTCGGGCAGTACAAGGGGGAGCTCCTCAAGGACCTGTACAACTCTAAGGACAAGAAGAAAGTCAA ATTCGTCAACTGGCTGAGGAGACAGACGCTGCAGCTGGGGACTGAGATTGCCACTGAGTTTGCCATCACCATCAAGTACATCAAGGAGAGAGACGACCGGGCAGCCAGGCTGGGGTCTGCCACGGCCACGTCATCGGACGTGGCCAGCACCAGCAGCGACCACACCCCCTCTGCCATCCAGCCGCCCCCCCCCGTGCCAGCCCAGGAAAGAGGG GCTCCTGGGCTCGGTCGGGCAGCCGACCAGTCCCCAGGCACTGCAGACCAACATGCTCGAGGTCATCAAGCCTTCAGCACCAG GAGAAACCCATACACAGAAACCCACAGCCATGGAGCGAATTGCCAGATGGAAGGAGGCAAAGAAGTTGGACGTTTACAAGTTATCCAGAAAGGACAAAAACATAGAGATTTACAATCTAAAGATGTCTGTTAA